A genomic stretch from Helianthus annuus cultivar XRQ/B chromosome 1, HanXRQr2.0-SUNRISE, whole genome shotgun sequence includes:
- the LOC110931838 gene encoding uncharacterized protein LOC110931838: protein MNFMTLNIKGVTGAEKPVWVRKLKREVKFNFLGLQETHQAGLTEATLSRFWDRSPMEVVTLDAVGRSGGLASFWDPGIFSVDSVIKGQRFLVVSGVLRGIMERLNVLNLYAPNDQSGRRELWEAVINLRLQLPGIWVALGDFNDVRQPDERVNSPFDPISTSFFNDFICRAGFLEYRMTGGKFTYISDNSIIKFSKLDKIFVCDLFLKKWPFATLKVLWRGWSDHCPVTLVCEALDFGPIPFKLYNSWIGSKDLEDIVIANINLQSREGKGDVELAKVLKNIKLDIKKWRDRVKVQEEKEVADLNKEAERLEKLAESTNLNAEERKLRVSIRVKLKKLESARIKYLHQKSRLNWIKYGDENTKFFHAVVNLNKSRSRINGLNVNGVWVTEPKVIKENIRRWFKKHFNESIRRRPTFSNLGLPSISAEESETLVMAFSEDENKNSSQGVRWK, encoded by the coding sequence ATGAATTTTATGACATTAAATATCAAGGGAGTCACCGGAGCTGAAAAGCCGGTATGGGTCCGTAAATTAAAGAGGGAGGTTAAATTCAATTTTTTGGGTCTGCAAGAAACCCACCAAGCTGGGCTAACGGAGGCGACGTTGAGTCGGTTTTGGGATCGGAGCCCTATGGAAGTCGTTACGTTGGATGCTGTTGGCAGATCGGGCGGCCTGGCGAGTTTCTGGGACCCAGGAATCTTCTCCGTTGACTCAGTTATCAAGGGTCAGCGGTTTCTGGTAGTCTCCGGTGTCCTGAGGGGCATAATGGAACGTCTCAACGTTCTGAACTTATATGCCCCGAACGACCAGTCTGGCCGTAGAGAGCTCTGGGAGGCGGTAATAAACTTAAGGCTGCAACTCCCAGGGATATGGGTTGCACTTGGCGACTTTAACGATGTTCGACAACCTGATGAGCGCGTCAACTCCCCGTTTGATCCCATCTCAACCTCGTTTTTTAATGATTTCATTTGTAGGGCTGGGTTCCTTGAGTACCGGATGACAGGAGGGAAATTCACTTACATCTCCGACAACTCCATTATAAAATTCAGCAAACTGGACAAAATCTTTGTGTGCGATTTGTTCCTTAAAAAATGGCCGTTTGCCACCCTAAAAGTGCTTTGGAGGGGTTGGTCGGATCACTGCCCAGTTACGTTGGTCTGTGAGGCGCTGGACTTCGGTCCTATTCCTTTCAAATTATACAACAGTTGGATCGGCTCAAAGGATCTCGAGGATATTGTGATAGCTAATATCAACTTACAGTCCAGGGAAGGCAAGGGGGATGTTGAGTTAGCTAAAGTGCTTAAAAACATCAAATTGGACATAAAAAAATGGAGGGACCGGGTAAAGGTGCAGGAGGAAAAAGAAGTAGCTGACCTAAACAAGGAGGCCGAAAGACTCGAAAAATTGGCTGAAAGTACGAATCTGAACGCTGAGGAAAGAAAGTTAAGGGTGTCGATCAGGGTCAAGTTAAAAAAGCTTGAGAGTGCGAGAATCAAATATTTACACCAAAAATCTCGACTCAATTGGATAAAATATGGTGATGAAAATACGAAATTTTTTCATGCTGTGGTTAATTTAAACAAGTCTAGAAGCAGAATAAACGGCCTAAACGTCAACGGGGTTTGGGTCACGGAGCCAAAAGTTATAAAGGAGAATATTAGAAGATGGTTTAAGAAGCATTTCAACGAATCGATACGAAGGAGACCGACCTTCTCCAACCTGGGCCTGCCGTCAATCTCAGCGGAAGAGTCTGAAACCCTTGTGATGGCGTTTTCAgaagatgaaaataaaaatagcTCTCAAGGGGTGCGATGGAAATAA